The following coding sequences lie in one Mucilaginibacter sp. KACC 22773 genomic window:
- a CDS encoding RNA polymerase sigma factor, producing the protein MYDDQQLLQKMIAGDELAFARLFGKYKALIYHFVMKYVHSELLAEDLTQEVFIKIWENRTNLLAVTSFKSYLYTIAKNHTLNCMKAAFRSEAALGLVVNSFIAARNSTEDELIHQEYLTFLKRVLESLPPRTREIFHMCREQEKTYDEVAQELGISRNAVKNHMVASMKALSFSLKKELGISLTVFFAIVSRY; encoded by the coding sequence ATGTATGATGATCAGCAACTTCTGCAAAAAATGATTGCAGGAGATGAATTGGCATTCGCCCGCTTATTTGGAAAGTATAAGGCACTGATTTATCATTTTGTCATGAAATATGTTCATTCGGAATTACTGGCAGAAGATCTTACGCAGGAAGTATTTATAAAAATATGGGAAAACAGGACTAACCTTTTGGCCGTCACCTCTTTTAAAAGCTATTTGTATACAATAGCAAAAAACCATACCCTTAATTGTATGAAGGCGGCTTTTCGCTCCGAAGCTGCGCTGGGTCTGGTTGTAAATAGCTTTATCGCGGCAAGAAATAGTACCGAAGATGAATTGATACACCAGGAATACCTTACATTCTTAAAACGGGTGTTAGAAAGCCTGCCGCCAAGAACAAGGGAAATCTTCCATATGTGCCGCGAACAGGAAAAAACTTATGACGAAGTAGCACAGGAACTGGGAATTTCGCGGAATGCGGTAAAAAATCATATGGTAGCTTCTATGAAAGCACTGAGTTTTTCCTTAAAAAAAGAACTTGGTATCTCTTTGACTGTTTTTTTTGCAATAGTCTCCCGTTATTAG
- a CDS encoding efflux RND transporter periplasmic adaptor subunit: MKSIIYLSAIVLTLSACGGKKPTAETTDNTVNPNIVTLTAAQLKNASIATGKIGQKQISSVLKLNGKIDVPPQNMVSISVPLGGYLKSTKLLPGMHVNKGEAIAVIEDQQYIQLQQDYLTAKARIGYLENEYNRQKDLNQSKASSDKVFQQAEAEYRSQQVLISSLAEKLQLIGINVRNMSALKISRSVNIYSPINGFVSKVNVNIGKYVSPTEVLFELVNPTDIHLALKVYEKDLDKLYIGQKLVAYTNNEPGKKHEAEILLIGRDLSADRNADVHCHFENYDKTLVPGTYMNADIQVKNTQACTIANEAIVQFEGKQYIYKAIGDRQFEMTLVNTGESENGFTEILSPTKDMTSNAAFVTKGAYSLLMMMKNKAE; the protein is encoded by the coding sequence ATGAAATCCATTATATATTTATCAGCAATCGTGTTAACCTTATCGGCCTGCGGCGGCAAAAAACCGACAGCGGAAACAACAGACAATACAGTTAATCCTAATATCGTGACACTTACAGCCGCACAGCTAAAAAACGCATCCATAGCCACCGGCAAGATCGGGCAAAAACAGATATCGTCCGTATTAAAACTCAATGGCAAAATTGATGTTCCCCCGCAAAACATGGTTTCCATTAGTGTGCCTTTAGGAGGGTATTTAAAATCCACCAAACTGTTACCGGGTATGCATGTGAACAAGGGCGAAGCGATCGCGGTTATCGAAGACCAGCAATACATTCAGTTGCAGCAGGATTATCTGACCGCGAAGGCAAGGATAGGCTATCTTGAAAATGAATATAACCGTCAAAAAGACCTTAACCAGAGTAAAGCCAGCAGCGACAAAGTTTTTCAGCAGGCCGAGGCCGAATACCGTAGCCAACAGGTGCTGATCAGCTCGCTTGCCGAAAAACTGCAACTTATTGGCATCAACGTTCGGAATATGAGCGCGTTGAAAATATCGAGGAGCGTAAATATCTATTCGCCTATCAATGGCTTTGTATCAAAAGTAAATGTCAACATCGGCAAGTACGTATCACCTACCGAGGTGCTGTTTGAGTTGGTTAACCCGACAGATATCCACCTGGCACTGAAAGTGTACGAAAAGGACCTGGATAAATTATACATTGGTCAAAAGCTGGTGGCCTATACCAACAATGAGCCGGGGAAAAAACACGAAGCCGAGATATTACTGATCGGCCGTGACCTTTCTGCCGACAGGAATGCGGATGTGCACTGTCATTTTGAAAACTATGATAAAACACTGGTGCCCGGCACCTATATGAATGCCGATATACAAGTGAAAAACACCCAGGCTTGTACCATAGCCAACGAAGCAATTGTGCAGTTTGAGGGCAAACAGTATATCTATAAGGCTATTGGGGACCGCCAGTTTGAGATGACTCTGGTTAATACGGGCGAAAGTGAAAATGGGTTTACAGAAATTCTTTCGCCGACAAAAGACATGACCTCGAATGCTGCTTTTGTAACCAAGGGTGCCTATTCGCTATTAATGATGATGAAGAATAAGGCTGAATAG